The Mangifera indica cultivar Alphonso chromosome 12, CATAS_Mindica_2.1, whole genome shotgun sequence DNA window TAAGTAGATTTTTAGGAAGATTTCTTATTTTTAcatctcttaattttattatgggTATCATGGGAAGAGTTTGTCTGTGCTATAAGTGTGAAAGTTAAAGAAAGTGGaaagaaaagttgaaaattatgCAATGGCCTCAGTTGccatgaattttcttttcccccTTTCGCACATGACTCACCCCATGTAGTTAACCTGTGAATGCATTGATTCTGAATTGTTGGATCAGTGGCATGCAAGatgattaattgtttttttttaacctgTTGTGAAAGgtgattaaatttttgttgagtATAATCTTTTGACTACAATGGCTTTTGGACCTGGGATGCAGTCAAGAAAGAGCAAGTTCATAAAGCAATGATACTATGTGTTCTGATTGTAATGTATAGTTTGATTGTCTGCTTGTTATAGAAATTATTACATGTTTGTTAGCTCAAATATGATTTTCACTTATGCTTTCTTTGGATGAACAAGAATTTGTTTCTGTCATTCATAGATATTGTGTTCATTAGCAAAGTAGTAttgatttttctctatttatgaTAAAGAATCTAATCTCTTTTGTTCAGTTCTGCGGATGGAGCAAGATGTTGAAAAGTTCGTTCGCAATCCTACTCAGCAGCAATTAGAGTTTCAGCAGCTGCCTACTTCATATTTACGCTTGGCTGCTCACCGGGTGGCACAACATTACTCATTGCAGTCAATGGTTTTGTTAGACAATAATTTTCCTGATGGTTCTAATTCTAGAATCATTGTCCGAAAGACTGCTGAGCTCACTCTTCCTGTGATTCGCTTGGCTGACATCCCTGTAAATTTACCATCAGATGAAAGTGTTGGGGCTGTAAAAGTTGCAATCAAGCAAAGGCCACAAAAGAAATCACAAACTGCCAGTAATTCgagttcaaatttgataaagtCAAATAGTTCCAAGAGTGTggaggaaagaaaagaagaatacaATAGGGCCCGTGCGCGGATATTTAACTCTAATAATTTTAGTGGTGGTGAAAGTAGAATATTGGACAATGAAACTAAGTTTCCGGATGGTCCCTTGGGAGTGTCTAAGATGGAAGAAAAGTCCGTTTCTGGAGCTTCTGGTTTAAATTCTGGTAGAGGTTCAGCTGATTCTTCTACTGGTAGGGGTTCGGTTGATTCTTCTACAAGTAGCAGTAGACCAGCTAGAAGTAGAGTAGAGAAGGATCCAGTTGGTAGGTATAGACCTAATAATAATAGGGTAGCTATCTTTCGGGATCGCGAAATTGACCGCAAGGACCCTGATTATGACAGAAGCTATGAcaggtattttttttaaatttatttttaagtttatagtATGTTTGGTTGAACTTTCTGTTTAATTCCTGAATAGAACAATGAAAGAATAGCATTTGCCAAATTCTTTCCACATCTGTTTTTACCTTCAAATTGGTATGTGTTTATTTATGGATTAGTACAATCAACAAGGGCATTTGCTTGACTGTCCATCGTGACAATGATCTCTCAAACTATATCTGCTGTGAATGTTCTAAGAGTGATGCTACACTTACAAAGTTGAGATCTCAATTATTGTGGTTGCTGACATGACAACATCGTATTCACTGTAGGATAATATGAAGCAATGTTATCCTATAAGTAATACCGTGTCTTTACATCTACAACTACATTACATTGAGATTCAAAGTTGGGATcataactttatatatttaGCATTACTGATGTTGTTAAGGTGTGATAGTGTTGCCTTCTGGTcgttctctctcttttattctTGTCGatctttctttttgctttttgtcAACTGAATATGTGGCTTTgtattgatatatatgtttcaAAAATCAGGTCTAGGCTCCCAGTATGCTGTTGATTTGCAAGTTGCAAGTGTCCACTTAGAAGCACGACATAGTCAATTTTGCCTTGAAAATTCTGTCTTATTATTCATTCTATGATTTTCTGActacaataaattttaagtcCTGCTCTTGGACTTATATCTTTACCTAACTGTTTGCTCATCTTTCAGCCTTTTGGTCTTTGATTTTTCATTGGTTTTTGGtgagataaatttttgaatattcaatattGTTATCAAGCAAAAACTATGAAAGGTAGTGACTCAGAGCTATTATTTAAACATGAATTCCTAGAAAAGGGGATGGCTCATTGTTTGCATGGCAATAGTTTGATTAATTGTAACTCTATCAAAATTGCAAAAAAGAGAACATAATAGTGTTTGATGAAAATCCTAAGCTTCATGCATGTTTatgaattttcatattatattgcTGGAGTTTGTCCTCAACTTTTTAATGGAGTATCATTTTGAAAACCGTGTTTTTTGGGATGGATTAGTCAAACAATTgtgagcaatttttttttttaaactcagcATACATATTATTTCTTATCTGTTTTTCTTAATTGTTCAGGTATATGCAAAGATTTGATCCTGGGTTTGGATTCAATAGTGCGCCATACTCTATACAGCCTATGTACTCCCCTGCTATGACCTATAACACTGAATTTCCTCAGCTTGGATCTGCCCATAGGCCACAGATTTCTACTGAGCACCAACCTCATCCACTTCCTCAACATCTTCCTGGGCCATGGGCTGCACCTTCAACCCCTGCTGGACTTAGTTATGGTCATCCAGAAACAATGATGACACCATTTAGTCCAAATCATGTTGGTGCACACTCTGGATCTGCCATATATATGCATTCTACACAATATCCTTCTCAACGCCCTGGAATGCCTTTTATCCATCCTCATGATCATGTTCATCAACCTTTTTCACAGGTATGACAACTTCTGgagctttctttttcttgtgaGATGACAACTATTGGATTCTTTATAGGGGACCGGACATCTttgttctctcttttttatGAGAAACactgaaattttatatatgccAAGAATGACTTGCATGTAAGTGAACATGCTGTACACACTAAAACTGGGGTGTATAGACGACAAAAGCACTTAGATTGCTAGTCAGGAAAAGGATCTCATCAATTATCCAAGCCCTACTAAAATCTTTAAGTTACAGAACCTTACTGTGCTAAAAATTGGAGGGGGgcacaaaattgaaatttttctcACAAAAGCAGAACCTCTTTCCAGTGTAGACTCCAAAagttttttctatttgtttCCAAATAACACAATAAATAGCTCATCACTTGGCAATCCCACAACATGATGGCCTCATTTCTCCAGCCCGAGTTGAAAACAATGCGAATCGAAGAACAATTTGCCTAGGATGCACCCTTGAGGGTCTAAGAGCAGCATTGATCTCTTTGTTTGGATGATGTTGTCggcacatacatacataaatacatacgtgtgtatatacacatatttgGTTGTGCAATGGTGCAAGCTATGAATTTCGCATTACAAGGACCTTTAGTGTCTTTTGTTGATTACTCAAAGAAAGGAGCATTGGGCTCATCAGTCACCACCTTTTTGGCAAGCTGTCTGTGATCCACATGTGCTAGCATGGTGCAAGAGTTCTAGCCCTGCACAGTGGAGTAGAATTTGGTTGGCAGTAAATGTTGATTATGTTCTCCATAAAGTAACTACGTATAGTTGTGTTAACAAAAGAATGCATCCTATTTATGTAACTTTCCTTTGAATATATCTTTTTCTTCAGCTAGTAAATGAATTCTTTTATGTGCCATCTTTGAAACTGAACTGATCCTTTGAATAGTCTTTCAGATCTTGAATCATAATTAACTGTTGTCGTGCTTGTGCAGTCTCAAGTACAACCCGATGCAACTTTTGGATTAGCCCGGCCCCGATGAGGGGCTTGGGCGATGCCTGCGCCCTGCCAACCAGTATGTGAGCTTGGGTTTTGATGGGCAGACACTGGAAAAGGATATCCCAGTTGGCAGAAGCGCAGGCATAGAGAACCGAGGTGGACTGTGTAGAATTTAAATGGACTGGCATTGATACACTCCACCATTCTCGGTTTCTCACCTGCAGGTGTCATCCTTACAGAAGGATGAAGAAGCTCCATGGCTTGAAAGATCCATTATTTTGGATCTGTCGATAGCTCTATTTTCCCCATTGATGATGGTGAATGGAGCTTTGATCGAAATGTGGTAGCTGGTAACACGTGCAGTGATTTGAAATTAAGGTATGACCACCAATTTAATTCAGCGTTTGTATTTTTCCagttattttcttataatataaaCGAATATTCTAGTTTCACCCCATTGCAGCATCAGGAGGAGCAGAAAAGAGAATATGGTTGAAGGATCATTGTCTGGGAGTTGAGATTTGGATTTGGTGCCATATTCGAATGGTGAGATGCTTGCTCAATATGCTTTGGCAGAAACATTTCAGTTTCTTGAAggaaatattaatgataaattggTTGGAAGTTCATTGCAAAAACATTGTGATTCTTGATTAATCTGTATGAGTTTTGGGGGTTAACGGATATCCTTATTGACAACATATCAACAATCGTTTAAAGAAAAATGCATAACACTTGAAAGGGTAACAAACAAttgtgtttaaaaaatcaaGATTAATATGTGACACTTCTTTAGACAATCCATTTGGTTTTGCAATGAGACAAATGTTTAACTCTAGATATAGTCAACAAATAATGCAACGCCATATGGTGAGGTATGTTATAACGGTTGatccaccttttttttttttttttatatatagatgatataatattaaaattgtttatacaaaataatgtttaacTATCATTTAAAAGAGTTTTTGGGACTACATTAAAATCTgatataattagaaattttgaaagatattgataaataaattaagtaattttaatagtgttatttcaatgatatcatatttatggacatctaataattaagttttagggTATATTTTTGCTACaactcattttattaatttagattgttaattaaaaaatgtataatatgtttagagtattaaaatatttttaaccatCTAGCtaacatttttaatgaatataaaattaaaaaaatttgataatgtcGATAGAGTTAATTGGTTTAACCATGTATTATTCAAGTTTACCTTTTGATGGAAAATAATTTCATGTTAGATGTGTTTatcatattatgaatttaattgtaCAGATGAAATGAGTTTAATACGTAACAAAGTTTTTGGATCTATTTTGAGAAAAAggaagttaaattttaaaaatattagaaaaatatatatttgattgtattttgcatttattatttttgattatTAGACTAAATTATTTAGagttgaaaatttgttaaaaattatcGAAGAAAATTTGTTATCATGAACAACAAAAGGTATTATTTGaactatattatttatgaagttatatatagaaatattaCACACTTCATATGCACCAATAAGTTCAATAAGTTCTTTTAAggcaaaatatatttatagctTATCATGACGAAAAGCTGGTTAGacttaaattctaatttttagtgaacttactaattatattaatatcaataatttagtTGGAGCTATAAGCGACaataatgattttgatatatcggCATGAAggaaaacacataaaaaacttattttttattttccgcTATGACACGTGATTTTCTAACGTCTTTAGTGTTTATTGTAgcattagatttaatttttagtgTGGATAGATATGTCTTGATTGAAAGAAAGTTAACTTATTTTCCTTTAACTTAAAATCTTCTTTAACTTATTTTCCtaaatgattcttcttcttctgtttaataatttaaatgagttGAATTCGATTTTGAATTGATCAATTTAGATTTTAACCAAGTTAGAATTGAtcattatttgagtttaaattgatttaattcgaattcatcCGGGCCTGTATGGGTAACATTATAACTCTTATCTTCATCTGTACAAAATTGCAATAAACATTCTCAATCTTTGAATCCAGAAAaacttcatataaaaaattacatagaaTATTCtgttaaaaacattttaaaaaaatagtcatACTCCTTTCTAGAACAATCAAATCAAGGACAAGAATTCTTATTTAGAATTgaagaaaagtaaagaaaatatggaaaaaataattttcatccctcttatttaaaataagaaattattgtGGCTAGTTGTATAACTCtaacattaaaaaaagacaataaaggagaaaataaaggataaaaatatgaagagttaataaaagataaaaatagagagagaataaagataattaatacTATCCTAATTTATGACTCTAATCTTGGCCATTGACTTGagttattaattcattttcacTGTTTAAATGGTTGAATATATTCCTAGCTTGTCATGAAAATGCTGAAACGGTAGCTTGGGTAGTGGTTTAGTAAAAATATCGGCTATCAAGTGACTTGATGAAACATATCTAGTAATAAGTGATCTCACAACAACTTTCTCACTCACAAAGTGGTAGTCTATCTCAATGTGTTTTGTTCTTACATGAAACGTAGGTTGTATTGTTATATGTAATGCACTCATGTTGTTACAAAATAATTGTGGTGCTTCAGTGAGTTGAATTCCAATATctttgagaaaaaaaagttatttatgtGATCTTTGCTGTTGTAATTGTCAGATCTCTATATTCTGCCTCTGCACTTGATCTTGAGATGGTTGTTTCTTTGATGACCATGAAATGCAATTTGCTCATAAGTATACACAATACCCCATTGTGCTTCTTTTAATTGTAGGACATCCTGCCCAATCTACATCAcaaaaagtatataattttagtggattttgagatataaatttaataccatAGTTTATCGTCCCTTTGAGGTATTGTAATATCCTCTTAATAGCTTGCATGTCCCCTTCATTTGGTTCTTGAAGTTTCTAGCATACTTTGTTTATAGCTTGCACAATGTCTAGTCAAGTATAGGTTAAGTATTGTAGTGCACCAACTAGATTTCTATTTTCTTAAGTATTTACTCTTTTTGAGTCTCCAGACattgattgagatttgagtgtcATTGGGGTGTTGAAGTGTCaacattctaccatatgagcacaGAAAGAAGACAAGATCGACGTCAGTTCGGTTTTAGACAAAAGATGATGTCAAAGAAGGAGGGAGAGGTTACCAGATTTTTGAATAATCTGAAGTTGAAGAAGGGTGGTTAAATTGAAGTTTCAAAAGTTTGGGGGTggctaaaatgacaaaaagatgaaaaccccAGGTTTGAGGGAAGgggaaaatgtgacttttcaaagttaaaaaactttagatagaagtgaagttgttagtttttaaaacatgagggaaaaatataaggaattatattttttttaaatgttattattaaaatgacaatttacccttaactttaactgaaaattttaatagattttggtttattggtaagattttgggtttttgaaatctGGTGAATGTGTATTGTCTttgcattaaaccttgggtgaaaaatagtgctttggcctttcaaaaaatcaaataaaaagatgCACAATCTTGAACCACTAACTCCGCCATTAATTGCTTTTCCTTAATACAATTTATCAGTGAAAGATTTGTGTTTCTGGTACAAATAGTTAAACATgtaaatgaagagaaaaagagtTGATATGTACAGTTGGACTCCCTGAATTTGCTAGTAGATTTCTTGGGATATTTCAGTCTTTATAGTTGCCACTCGCCAAAGTGAGTAATTAAGCATCCATTTCAATAGCCAAAAGTGACAGTAGGGGTGTGAGTGATAATTTCGAAAagtcatttatatatctattgaACTTTTGCCATTGTGAAATTTTGCAGCATGACCACACATGGACTCTCAAAGAGAAGCTAAGCTAGCTAATAGGAAATTGATCTACACATTTTAACTAGAATTGATCAGGATTAAATTACTTTACCACTCCTGTTAAAGTCTCAGTTTTTCATAGATAAAAGGACAAGGTTCACAAAACCTGGAAGAACCTAAGATGTCCAAAAGCTATAGTTCACTTAATGTAAGCGAAAATAATACCAATTCCAAGATTACAGGAAAACATACCCGGTTTACTaaatctgacaattgatgatgatttggtgaTTCGATGCACTCCTGAGAGTATTCACAACACACTTTTCTGATTTGCTTCCTTGTTTCTGTAAAATTCTTCCagaaaatataatagaaaagtaTTGtgctttttgtaatttttggcGTAAgagttctttatttttttccaatagAAGTTACGCTAGTTTAAATGAAGAGGGAGAGTgacagttatttttaataactgtcaagggcaaaattgaaatattgcaTATCATGGGttaatattgtatttgtaaCCTTAATGGATCGAGTCAACCCATCATAGGTGGACtagatccaatatctcccactcataCATGATGGGGTGATCCGAATCATAATACTCTTCCATAGAAATCTTACAGAACAGAGCAATTCATACTAGCAAATGTGTCATTCGACCTTACGAGCAACCTGTACTTAAGAGCTTATTTACTATGTATTTGTTAGGAATATCATAGTCGCTtcaactcaaaataaaaataaagcgttagtctcgtagcaccccagacttactcgataacattAGCTCCTATTgatctctaatttattattgtgttatattcctatgtatccataATCAAGTCTAATCTCCTGTATGAGTGACATGACCGGCTAACCAAtagacacacgtaatatataagtcttcctcttctacttgaaattctcaatttaaacttagctgtttttTTAGTCATGTTTCATAAACCGAATCATTCATGGCCATAGGtttcaagctaagatagcaacactgaaaataaatatcaaataataacaaagaGTCGAAAGGTACCATTATGAGGTAATcttcataaagtctcacacagtgaagcagcaaggattcatccttccactactttcaATGGTCGTCTtatttatgcacacatggtatgaatcatgtgctacaatgtgtatcttttcaaaaatgtcattaccaacattgtacagatcttagttcagtcgctgcACTCAGTGCTaaacttgagttcttaatcatctctctAATCTTGCAGGTATCTTTATCAATTAAGAACTCATATTTGACATttacaagttatttggatgtagGGAATCCAAAttggtcattttcaaatttatcaagtcatgacctcatcttgattaatcatcaatgCGACATATCAAATAACTCATTTTTTGAGTAATTCTCATTTTCTAAGTGTGCTCTTTTAACGACATCAATCTCAAGAAACATGTCTCATCTTTGAATGCTCTCTTCAGcgtcaaaggcgattgctcgtgtgagagagccaatcaaacttatgtgacattatcatcttgttaagttttaaaaaacaatgtgtatatccataaacaccatgaattcaaacacataaaataaatttaaatcctttGATATTCGAACGTTGTGTTACAACTACAATATATACTTAACAAGTCAACTATTATATTCTACACAAGCTAAAagacttaacatgtgcaagatgtACATTTCTTGAGATCAGTTTAGTTAGAGGATCAACAATCATATTAagcgtagaaatatattgtaccatcacttttttcttcaaaatgatgtttttgacaaagttatatctggtgtcgatatgtttggttttattGTGGAATTTGTGATCTTTTGTGAAAGCTATTGTAGTTTGATTATCACAATGTATAACTATAGGACCAACTGCTACGTCTAGTACAcctaaattctcaaaaaatcttttgaaCTAAACAACTTCTTGTATAACAACAAAATATGCTACAAATTCTACTTCGATTGTGGACAAAGCTATGTACATTTGTTTCTTATTGCTCCAAGATATAGCGtcattttggagtaagaaaacataaccTGAAATTGATTTGCGTTGGTCTAAATCACCACCCTAGTCAATATCCGAATAACCAACAATATGCAAATCCTTTTTTtgataacataaacaataatccatagtgtctttcagatatctcaatatcctctcAATAGCCTTCTAATGTTCTCTTCTTGGATTCGATAGATATCGACTAACTAATATGACAGCGAATCATATATCAGGATGAGTACACATCATCACGTACATGAGACTTCCAACCatatttgaataaggtactagggacatttcatttctttcatttgagtctttggacacaaaTCTTGGCTCAATGAATTGCCTTTTGACACAAGATTATCTACGGGCTTGCAGTTTCCTATGTTGAATCTACGCTCTTGTGACAGAGCCAAAAGTCTCTTTGAAcgatcattttttatttttatacataaaatataatctgttttacccatatccttcatgtcaaaatttacaGATAACCAACTTTTTATAATCATCACATATTCCAAATCACTCCCAACTATCAacacatcatccacataaagagatagaattataaatttatcattagaCCTTTTCACATGGACACAAtgatcttgttctaacatcttaaaattttaagacaaTATCgccatatgaaattttaagtaccattgtcttgatgactgttttaggccatatatagatttttggagcttgcatactttgcgCTCTTGCCTTTTACCATAAAACCTATAGGCTGATCTATGTAGATTTCTTCGTCAAACTCTCTATTAAGAAAAGTTGTTTTGACATCTATCTAATGCAATTCTAGATTTAAGTGTGCTACTACACCCAAAATGACACGAATTGAAGTAAACCTCATAATAGGCGAAAAcgtttcttcataatctatactTTCTTATTGGGTATAAACTTTTGCCACTAAGTgagctttgtatctatctattgagccATCTGTCTttcgtttaattttgagaattcatttattcccaatgggtTTTCGATCCGATGGTAAGTCCATTAGACTCCAAACTTGGTCAAGTTccatagattttattttttcctctaatgtttattactaattttctttattgagGGATGATAGAACTTCTTTGATATTTATCGTCTTCTAGAGGTATCGATGCCCCGGGCCGGGCTGGTTCAGGCTCGACCATCGGGCTAACGGGTCGGGCCGAGCCTAAAGCCCAAACAGTGATGGACTTTCAGGCCAGGCCGACCCATTAATATATGAAGGCCCAAGGCCCGACCCATATATAAATGGGCCTTAAATAGGTTGGGTCGGGCCGgactttgaatattttttttaaaattatttaaaatttttaaacaaattataaaacataaataaatatatattataataatattcaaatggattgaattcatttgatacttgatctatttgtaatattttgtaatgataaaattaaaataaaaataaaattataaacacaaagaattattatttatgaatttagatatcttctgaaagataattaatgagagaaaatgagattgaaaatataataaaataattaagattagagatttgtaaataaaagtgaaaatgaagaaaaattaaataggtttatataaaaaaaataaattaattaaaaaatttaaaaaaaaaataaaggccaaggcttctgctacaaggcagaagccttgttTGGCTTCTGCCTTGCGACAGAAGGCAGAAACACAAGGCAAAGGCAGAAGGTAAAAGGCAGAATTCTACcagctaaaattaaaaaaaaaatctaaacagtATCGGGCTGGGCCGGGCCAGCCCacgggcttaatattaaagcccgaGACCCGACCCA harbors:
- the LOC123192287 gene encoding R3H domain-containing protein 1-like — translated: MEGSVSDDLGAPESWEVADLDATMTRLGLSSSSSSNLDSNSRRQFTESGSGLNSNSLTSSSSLDKVSDDVLNQVDQFLREALQNPRERLSILRMEQDVEKFVRNPTQQQLEFQQLPTSYLRLAAHRVAQHYSLQSMVLLDNNFPDGSNSRIIVRKTAELTLPVIRLADIPVNLPSDESVGAVKVAIKQRPQKKSQTASNSSSNLIKSNSSKSVEERKEEYNRARARIFNSNNFSGGESRILDNETKFPDGPLGVSKMEEKSVSGASGLNSGRGSADSSTGRGSVDSSTSSSRPARSRVEKDPVGRYRPNNNRVAIFRDREIDRKDPDYDRSYDRYMQRFDPGFGFNSAPYSIQPMYSPAMTYNTEFPQLGSAHRPQISTEHQPHPLPQHLPGPWAAPSTPAGLSYGHPETMMTPFSPNHVGAHSGSAIYMHSTQYPSQRPGMPFIHPHDHVHQPFSQSQVQPDATFGLARPR